Proteins encoded together in one Lathyrus oleraceus cultivar Zhongwan6 chromosome 5, CAAS_Psat_ZW6_1.0, whole genome shotgun sequence window:
- the LOC127084769 gene encoding ABC transporter C family member 3 has protein sequence MTKHALQESLLNGVSNNSSEENEILTSYSKAGFFSILTFSWMSPLITLGSKKTLNHQDLPLLSANDTACGSFSTFTKNLELECGNVTMVTPIKLVKVLFLSTWKGILMSGLFAFLYVCATYVGPYLIENLVQYLNDENKVKNEGYVLATAFIAAKLVECLSQRHWMFKFQQVGVRMQAMLVSMIYAKGLTLSCQSKEEHSSGEIINLMNVDAQRIGEFCWYMHDIWMSVLQISLALFILQRSVGVASVAAFAATVVVMLLNLPVTSLQERSQAKLMEFKDKRMKATTEILMNMRILKLQAWEMKFLSKIIQLRKLEETWLKKFLIGNAIVRFLFFNAPTFIAVVTFGACVLLGIPLESGKILSALATFRILQMPIYGLPDTISMIAQTKVSLDRIVTFLRLDDLQTDVVEKLPRGSSDIAIEIVNGNFSWDLSSGNTTLKNINLRVCHGMRVAVCGTVGSGKSSLVSCIIGEIPKISGNLKVCGTKAYVAQSPWIQSGKIEENILFGKEMDREKYEKVLEACSLKKDLEVLPFGDQTIIGEKGINLSGGQKQRVQIARALYQDADIYLLDDPFSAVDAHTGSHIFKECLLGLLKTKTVIYITHQVEFLPDADLILVMKEGRITQSGKYNDILTSGTDFMELVGAHRAALSSVKSLERRPTFKISSITGEDTGSLSDFELEQEIENVDDRNGKLDETIVPKGQLVQDEEREKGSVGFKVFWKYITTAYGGALVPFLLLSQILTVVLQIASNYWMALATPVSATEEPVIGNLTLMVVYVSLAIGSSFGTLGRAVLAAIAGYKTATMLFNQMHLSFIRAPMSFFDSTPSGRILNRASSDQSTVDMNISNLAWGFTYNMVQLLGSIAVMSQAAWQVFIVLIPVMAACIWYQRYYSASARELARLTGVCQAPVIQHFSETISGSTTIRSFEQESRFTELNIQLIDKYSQPKLYSASAMEWLNFRLDLLSSTMFAFCLVFLVSFPSSIADPSIAGLAVTYGINLNAIQTNLIWFLCNLENKIISVERILQYTSIPSEASLVIKDNQPDHSWPSFGEVHIQDLQVQYAPHLPLVLRGLKCTFTAGAKTGIVGRTGSGKSTLVQALFRLVEPVAGQILIDNINISLIGIHDLRSRLSIIPQDPTMFEGTVRSNLDPLEEYTDEQIWEALDMCQLGDEVRKKEEKLDSTVTENGENWSMGQRQLVCLGRVLLKKSKILVLDEATASVDTATDNIIQQTVKQHFSDCTVITIAHRITSILDSDMVLFLSEGLIEEYDSPKKLLKDKSSSLAQLVAEYTRRSNTGFGT, from the exons ATGACTAAACATGCTCTTCAAGAGTCCCTTTTGAACGGTGTAAGCAACAACAGTTCtgaagaaaatgaaattttaACAAGTTATTCAAAGGCTGGGTTTTTCAGCATTCTTACTTTCTCATGGATGAGTCCGCTAATAACATTAGGGAGTAAAAAGACTTTAAACCATCAAGACCTTCCACTTCTTTCTGCCAATGACACTGCCTGTGGATCTTTTTCAACTTTTACAAAAAACCTTGAGCTGGAGTGTGGTAATGTTACGATGGTGACCCCTATTAAGCTTGTCAAGGTGCTGTTCTTATCGACATGGAAAGGGATTCTAATGTCTGGCTTATTTGCATTCTTGTACGTATGTGCTACTTATGTAGGACCCTACCTTATTGAAAACCTTGTTCAATATCTCAATGATGAAAACAAGGTTAAAAATGAAGGCTATGTTTTGGCTACGGCGTTTATTGCGGCAAAGCTTGTTGAGTGTCTTTCGCAAAGGCACTGGATGTTTAAGTTCCAACAGGTTGGTGTTAGGATGCAAGCAATGTTGGTGTCAATGATCTATGCTAAAGGTTTGACACTTTCATGTCAATCAAAAGAGGAACATAGCAGCGGTGAAATCATCAACTTAATGAATGTTGATGCTCAAAGGATAGGCGAGTTTTGTTGGTATATGCATGATATATGGATGTCTGTTCTACAAATTTCTTTGGCTTTGTTTATTCTTCAAAGAAGTGTCGGGGTTGCTTCAGTAGCTGCTTTTGCTGCAACTGTTGTTGTGATGTTGCTAAACCTTCCTGTGACTTCACTGCAAGAGAGGTCCCAAGCTAAGTTAATGGAGTTCAAGGATAAAAGAATGAAGGCGACGACTGAGATTCTAATGAACATGAGGATTCTTAAACTGCAAGCCTGGGAGATGAAGTTCTTATCAAAGATTATTCAGCTTAGGAAGTTAGAGGAGACATGGCTAAAAAAATTTCTTATTGGTAATGCAATTGTTAGATTTCTCTTCTTTAACGCACCGACGTTTATTGCCGTGGTCACTTTCGGTGCTTGTGTTCTTCTAGGAATTCCACTTGAATCAGGAAAGATCTTATCCGCTCTTGCAACATTCCGGATTCTTCAAATGCCTATCTATGGTCTTCCTGACACAATTTCAATGATTGCACAAACCAAAGTTTCCCTTGATAGGATTGTAACTTTTCTTCGTCTAGATGATTTGCAGACTGATGTAGTGGAGAAGCTTCCACGAGGTAGTTCTGATATAGCAATTGAAATAGTAAATGGAAATTTCTCTTGGGATTTATCTTCTGGCAATACAACTTTGAAAAACATAAACCTTAGAGTTTGTCATGGTATGAGGGTTGCTGTTTGTGGTACTGTTGGATCAGGCAAGTCGAGTTTAGTTTCTTGTATAATAGGTGAAATACCAAAGATATCTGGTAACTTGAAGGTGTGTGGAACAAAGGCTTATGTTGCTCAATCACCATGGATACAGAGTGGAAAGATAGAAGAGAACATACTGTTTGGGAAAGAGATGGATAGGGAAAAGTATGAGAAGGTGCTAGAAGCATGTTCGTTGAAGAAAGACCTAGAGGTTTTACCATTTGGTGATCAGACTATTATTGGAGAGAAGGGAATTAATTTGAGTGGTGGACAGAAGCAAAGAGTACAAATAGCGCGTGCGCTTTACCAAGATGCCGATATATATCTTCTCGATGATCCCTTTAGTGCTGTTGATGCTCATACAGGATCCCATATCTTTAAG GAGTGTTTGCTTGGCCTTTTAAAAACAAAAACTGTGATATACATAACACATCAAGTAGAGTTCTTACCTGACGCTGATCTGATACTT GTCATGAAAGAAGGAAGGATAACTCAATCGGGAAAGTACAATGACATTCTTACGTCAGGAACTGATTTTATGGAACTTGTAGGAGCACACAGAGCAGCGTTGTCTTCAGTTAAGTCCTTAGAGAGAAGGCCTACATTTAAAATATCGAGTATAACCGGAGAAGACACAGGTTCATTAAGTGATTTTGAACTTGAGCAAGAAATAGAAAATGTAGATGATCGAAACGGCAAGTTAGATGAAACAATTGTGCCGAAAGGCCAACTTGTTCAAGACGAAGAACGTGAAAAGGGTAGTGTTGGGTTTAAAGTGTTTTGGAAATACATAACAACAGCTTATGGAGGAGCTCTTGTACCTTTCCTATTGCTGTCACAGATACTCACTGTGGTTTTACAAATTGCAAGCAATTATTGGATGGCTTTGGCAACTCCTGTTTCAGCAACTGAAGAACCTGTTATTGGAAACCTTACTCTGATGGTTGTCTATGTTTCTTTGGCTATTGGAAGTTCCTTTGGCACCCTTGGCAGAGCAGTTCTTGCCGCAATAGCTGGATACAAGACCGCCACCATGCTCTTCAATCAAATGCATTTGAGCTTCATTCGAGCGCCGATGTCATTTTTTGATTCAACCCCAAGTGGAAGAATTCTTAATAGA GCTTCGTCAGACCAAAGTACAGTAGATATGAACATTTCAAATCTAGCCTGGGGTTTCACCTACAATATGGTTCAGCTATTGGGAAGTATAGCTGTGATGTCTCAAGCGGCATGGCAGGTGTTCATAGTATTGATTCCTGTCATGGCAGCTTGCATTTGGTACCAG CGATACTACTCAGCATCAGCACGAGAATTAGCACGATTAACTGGTGTATGCCAAGCGCCAGTTATACAACATTTTTCTGAAACGATATCCGGATCAACAACCATAAGAAGTTTTGAGCAAGAATCAAGATTTACTGAATTGAATATACAATTGATAGACAAATATTCCCAACCTAAATTATACAGTGCTAGTGCAATGGAATGGTTGAATTTCAGATTGGATCTTTTATCCTCTACTATGTTTGCTTTCTGCTTGGTTTTCTTGGTATCTTTTCCAAGTTCAATTGCTGATCCTA GTATTGCGGGATTGGCTGTGACATATGGGATTAATCTAAATGCTATACAAACTAATTTAATTTGGTTTCTTTGCAATTTGGAGAACAAAATTATATCTGTAGAAAGAATACTTCAGTACACCTCCATCCCAAGTGAAGCATCTCTTGTAATAAAAGACAATCAACCAGATCATTCTTGGCCATCATTCGGAGAGGTTCATATCCAGGATTTACAG GTTCAGTATGCTCCTCACTTGCCTCTTGTTTTACGTGGACTAAAATGCACTTTCACCGCTGGAGCAAAAACTGGCATTGTTGGAAGAACTGGAAGTGGAAAATCAACACTTGTGCAAGCACTTTTCAGACTTGTTGAACCTGTCGCGGGACAAATATTGATAGATAACATCAACATCTCATTGATTGGAATTCATGATTTAAGGTCCAGACTAAGCATAATTCCTCAGGATCCAACAATGTTTGAAGGGACAGTAAGAAGCAACCTCGACCCACTGGAAGAATACACAGATGAACAAATTTGGGAG GCTTTAGATATGTGCCAACTAGGAGATGAAGTGAGGAAGAAAGAAGAAAAGCTCGACTCAACAG TTACTGAGAATGGAGAAAACTGGAGCATGGGTCAAAGACAGTTGGTTTGCCTCGGCCGAGTTTTACTTAAGAAAAGCAAGATATTAGTGCTAGATGAAGCTACGGCATCAGTTGATACAGCAACAGATAATATTATTCAGCAGACAGTTAAGCAACATTTCTCTGATTGCACAGTCATTACCATTGCTCATAGAATAACTTCAATCCTTGATAGCGACATGGTTCTGTTTCTCAGTGAAG GTCTTATAGAGGAATATGATTCACCAAAGAAGTTGCTTAAGGACAAATCTTCATCTCTTGCTCAACTAGTTGCAGAATACACAAGGAGATCAAACACTGGTTTTGGAACTTGA